The DNA segment AGTCCTTGAAATGACAGACTACATCTACCAGGCAGGCCTCCTCTCCAGGCCAGGAGTCAGAGGGTGATACCGCACGGCATTCTGGGGATTGTAGTCCCGACCGGAAAATGAACGCCCCCTCCGCGCACTGGGTAGTGATTTAGGGGCGGGAGTTCTAATCTTTTTTCCGCAAACGTATCTTAAGCGTCCAAAGGGCGGGTCTCCAGGGTTACTTTGGACTGGTCAGCGGTGCCTACGCACGCGTACTAGCTGCTTTGCGGAGCACTTTCAAAGGTGTTCTGGGAGTTGTAGTCCGAGGTTCCGGGCCCTCCGAGGTCGGTAGCTGCCTTCTGAGCTCCCAGGAAGGATGGATCCCGGGACGGACTCGGCGCCGCTTGCCGGCCTGGTTTGGTCGTCGGCCTCGGCGTCGCCGCCGCCGGGTTTCAGCGCGGTAAGTGGGGGCGCGCAAGGGTTGCGGGGACGGGCCAGGAAGGGGACGAAGCCCGCTGACCTGTGCGACCCGCAGATCACCTGTACCGTGGAGGGCGGGACGGCCAGCTTCGGCCGAGGCTTCGCGCAGAAAGCCGGCTACTTCCTGTGCCTGAGCACGCTGGGCATCCCGGAGGTGAGCACCGGtggcctgagcctgagcctgccCTGCCCCTCGCCCTGCCCGCCGATATCCTCCACCCTTCTCCAACTCTCTCCCACCCTTACTGCTCATATCGTtgacctttcccctcccctctgacTGCCCCCTTCCACCTGCCCCCTCTCGTGctcccagaaccctcaggacaatGTGGTAGTGGACATGCAGATCGTGATGGACAAGGGCCCCCTGCCGTCAGGCTTCTCAGCAGTCAACGACCCTCAGGATATCAGTAAGATCCGTGGGCACGGGAGAGCGACAGGCACAGCGAACGGCCGCTAGTATATGCTTGGAATAGGACTTAGCTGAGTGGGGAGGCACAACCTGTAAATGCAGAACtcgggaagctgaagcaggaggatggtggcgagttcaaggccagcctaggctacagagtgaggccttTGTCTCAACCCACTACTCCAGAATTAAATAGCTGACACATACTTGTCTTAGCATtcaggctgagtcaggaggatggcTCGGAGTTTgtatccagcctgggctacagaatgacgCCTTGCCTCAGCTCTTCCTAAGAATTTGAGCATAGTGGGGCATACCTGTCACTACATGAAATCCTGCCCCTAAacaaccaccccaccccccagatgtCTTTGGCACACCCACCCTCCTTCCTCACTGCCGCTGGTCACTGCTGCTTGCCCTCTGCTTCTGTGGCGGAGCGAGTCCTCCGGaccattctcttttcctttccaggcTCTTGCACAGCGAGTCCGCCTGGACCTGGCTTTCCCGCTCTCTGCATAGCtcagcctcccctctcccttctcccctgcccGACCCAGCTGCCCGCCTCCCCGATGGTGCTTGGTTCTCTCGGTGTCTTTAGTGACGGCCTGGCAGGCTGCCGTGCAGAGGGTCAGGTCAGTGTACAGACAGAGGAGGCGCCCACAAATTCTCCTGTCCTCCTTTTGCAGCTGTTTCTTGACTTAGTGTTTAATTGGTTTGgggggacagggtctcagtgtgtagccTCAGCTGGCCCGGAGCTTCATAGTCCCATGGATTCATGGGACTGAGCTGTTGTGACCAGCCCCTTATAATCTGCAAAGTGTGGAGACTGTTGTTCttcatcccagtacttgggaggccgagACAGGAGGATCGCTTCCAATTCAGAGCCATTTTGGGCTATGTGATGAATTCCAGGGCAGCATCGActacagagtgaaaaaaaaaaagccatggctGGAGCATTAGCTGAGTTAGGTTAGCAGAGTTCTTACCCGGTGTGCCTAAGGCCAGGCTCTGTCCCAGTACCACACCAACAGAGTCAAGAGGTTGAGGCAATATTGGGCATTCAGGGTCATCTTCGGCTacattttgaggccagcctgggctacatgagattgtctgacaaacacaaatatatgcacGTAATAGAAAATAGCTCTTCTGACCTCGTGGAGCACACACAACAGCTGTAGGATGGAGTTTTTAAAGAGGAGGTCTGTGATCCCTTGGGGTATAGGACCAGGAAAAGTGAGGTTGGGGTGctagtcccctccccccactccgtCAAATGTCAATCTGTTTCACCGATTCCAAAAAAATTAGTGAATCTCCTATTTATAATTTAACCAGCTTCCTGTGTGGTCCCTGACAGTGTTGTCCCTACAGTGTAGAGGCAAGCGTCTTCCGGGGCTCCCATCCCGGTTTTACATTCCCCTCTctcactccctgcccccactcccagaGGCCTCTGTGTCCAAGAAGAAACGCATGTGTGTGAAGCTGATGCCCCTGGGGACAGCTGACGTGGTTGTGAGTGATGTGAAGCTGAGTGGGAAGACCAAGACGGTGCCTGGATACCTGCGAGTGGGGTAGGTGGAGCATCCCGTCCCAGCTCCTGTCCCTGCCATGTTGCGTCCTGATTTTACCTGCATCTCTGCATGTGGGGATGGCATCTTGAGGGCCCTGTGGTCAGTATGCTGATTAACATGTGGGTGAGCTgctgaaagagaaacactcccAAACGGTGGCCACCGGAGAtaccctgctctcctccccttACTCCAGGGACATTGGTGGCTTTGCCATCTGGTGCAAGAAATCCAAAGCCCCAAGGCCGGTGCCCAAGCCCCGCACGCTCAGCCAGGACATGCGAGGCCTCTCACTGGACCCACCCAAAGAGCCCAGGTGAGGCTCAGGCACCCCCATGGGCGGATGGGACAGGAGGAAGACTTCAGGCCTGACTGAAGTCactgtcccctcctccccagcaaaGGCAGCCACCCAGAGCGGACCTTGTCTAGGCTGGGCTCTCGGGCCTCCACTCTACGGAGGGCTGACTCCATCTATGAGGCGTCCAGTCTCTATGGCATCTCAGGTGAGCACAGAGTGGACTCTCTGGGGCTGTCCCTGGAACTGCCCTGAGCAGGCAGGGGGCTGGGATGCAGCCTCTCCTTGGCCTGCCCTACCAAGCATtcagtttttaagatttatttttattttatatgtgtgggtgttttgtctgcaagtgtgtctgtgcatcatgtgtgtgcatggtcctgagaggccagaagtgggtgctggatcacctggaactgggaTTGAGAAGGCTTGTGAGCTGTTGTGTGGGTGATAGGACCTGAACCCACGTCCtcggcaagagcagccagtggctcctaactgctgagctgtctctccaggacCCAAACTGTATTTCCCCCCCTTGGTGCTGTTGAGAGCGGGAGACTAGGGCCTCACGCTCTGCAGGTGGCAGGGCAGAATCCAGGGTGTGTTGTGTGACACTTTTCATGCAGGACATTAACACACTTGTCACCAGCTGGGTATCACCAACAGACCAGGGCTGTGAGAGCTCGCTTCAGGGAACTAGGGTTTGGGTTTGCAGTCGgtgggtgagttccaggatggtgTAGGACCCAGAAGCAGCCTCCGTGCCAGGAAATATCATTCCACAGGGCTGATGAGCCCACAGCTACATAGACGGGTGCCCTAAAGGGGGCTTTCCACACTCTGGACTTGAGTGGGTTAGGTGAGACTAAGGAAGAATAACAGAGAGTGGTTGGAAGTCGGCAGGAGGGAGAATCCAGTGACCCCTCACCCTGTCCTCCCGTGAGGGACCACAGCCAGCAGACCCAGTCTTGGGGTCACTTCGAAGCAGTCAGGGCAGCTCTGATGGAGATCGGCCTGTGCTCCTTGGGTGGTCAGGGTCACAGAGGGAGGCTACAGGTCCTGGGCTCCTCAGCCTCCCTGGGCTTTCATTGCAGCCATGGACGGAGTCCCCTTTACCCTGCACCCAAGATTTGAAGGCAAGAGCTGTGGGCCCTTGGTAAGTCAGCCACTGTTCGAGGGGCTGTGACATTCCTGCTTCCGTATGACTGGGCACAATGACCATGATGTCACTGGGAGATGGATACAGGCCAAGGAGTCTGAGAGTAGGGATGTGGGAAGTGGGGCTAGACTCTCAGGCTAGCATCTGTGGGGCCAGTCCTAAAAACTGAGAGCATCGGGTACGCACGGGGGACATCCCAGTActcaggcagcaggagctggggGCCTATAGCACttaggagtttgagaccagcctgggctaattGAGGCCCATCTGGGAAGTTGGGgcctgaagaggtggctcagccagtaaaggcacTCGACACTGAGCCTGGGTCCCTCCCACACCTCAGGAGAGACCACCAACTCCTGGGCGTCATCCTGTGATATCATAGATAGGCCTTGGTGAGTGTGTGCGCACCACAGTTCGGTGGGACTCGGCCTCACACGCGCACATCTCTCCTTTAGAACTTGTCTGCCTTTGGGGACCTGACAATCAAATCACTGGCAGACATTGAGAAGGAGGTAGGTGCTGGGACCCACCCTTTGCCCTTGTCTGCCTCCACCCCCCAGTCGTTCCCCAATGCCCCCCGGGCCCCAAGCCATCCTCTAGCCCCGCCCCTCTGCTCCCCAGTATAACTATGGCTTCGTGGTGGAGAAGACCGCAGCTGCACGCCTGCCCCCCAGCGTCTCGTAGGCCAGCCCCAGGTACCACCTGGCCACCTCCTGCTTTGCGGATACTGCTGATTGACATCCAGCCTCTCTGTCCGGCTGCTTGCATAAAGGGTCTCTTGCCTGGTGGTGCAGGGGCGGCCTGGGCAGAGCAACGGCCTTCTCTCGCAGAAGTCTAGAGGCCACATATGCACCAGCAGTAAACGCTCTACCTGGGACCCACTATGTggagtcttttgttttctttattttaagatatattttgaattatacatatgcacgtgtgcgtgcatgtgtgcggtgtgcctatgtgtgtgcatgcgtgcgtgcgtgcatgttgGTGCTCTTGGAGGCTAGAAGGCATTgaatttcctggagctggagttgcaggtgagTCCCCTGACATGGGAGTGGAGGACTGAACTCATGTTCTATGTAAGGCCTAAATGTTATttatgagatagggtctcaagaagcccaggctggctgaaAACCCATTGCATAGCCTAGGGTGATCCTAGCCTGGTCCTCCTGGGGTTCCAGGCATGCTCTGCCACGCttagtttatgtggtgctgggcatGGAAGCTAAGAATGTGTATGTGCTAGACACATGCTCTGAGCTGAGGCACAGCCAGGTGTGCACTGGCCAGCAGAGCTGTGGCCtcagccttttgtttgtttgtttgtttgtttaaattttttaattttggagTTTTCTGAAAATTGGTTTCATGTAGCTTATCCAGGATGACCACAAGcttattaacttttatttatttgtatgtgtgggggtgcCTCAGGAAGCCCCTCAACCTGGCTGGATGCACTAGGCCTCGCCTCCCCAAGCATGTATAGCAGTAAAGCCTGCTGAGACCCGCTCTCAGCCgctgtgcagtgagctccaggttcccagtgttgtgagctgtcaccctgCTGGGTGAGCTCATCTTTTGGAGATTGAGCTGTCTTGGAGTCATTTCTACTCCTGTAAATAACCTGAGTAAAACTCGGTGGCTAACCAAGTTGGTATTGGTGCTTTGGTCTGTGGATGGTTCCCTAACTGGGGAACATCTCCCCCGCTGGGCCCATACAAcaccttccactgtgtgggtcctggggtttgaactcagattgtcagactTGGCCgcaagcacctttccctgctgagccatgtcaccagccgtCTTTAGAGACAT comes from the Mus pahari chromosome 19, PAHARI_EIJ_v1.1, whole genome shotgun sequence genome and includes:
- the Mvb12a gene encoding multivesicular body subunit 12A, with the translated sequence MDPGTDSAPLAGLVWSSASASPPPGFSAITCTVEGGTASFGRGFAQKAGYFLCLSTLGIPENPQDNVVVDMQIVMDKGPLPSGFSAVNDPQDIKASVSKKKRMCVKLMPLGTADVVVSDVKLSGKTKTVPGYLRVGDIGGFAIWCKKSKAPRPVPKPRTLSQDMRGLSLDPPKEPSKGSHPERTLSRLGSRASTLRRADSIYEASSLYGISAMDGVPFTLHPRFEGKSCGPLNLSAFGDLTIKSLADIEKEYNYGFVVEKTAAARLPPSVS